The Aeromicrobium senzhongii genome includes a window with the following:
- a CDS encoding phytoene desaturase family protein, translating into MTTFDAIVIGAGPNGLVAANHLVDAGWSVLVLEEQPTVGGAVRSDTDVHPGFVHDTFSTFYPLAAASRTIQRLGLEQYGLVWRHAPAVLGHPFADGQWALQHRDREITATLMDRQHAGDGEAWLELCRTWDEIGDALITGLLTPFPPVRGGLSLLRHLPKAGGLDLVKMLLSPVVDIADTRFRGPAPGILLAGNAGHADIPLDSPGSGLMGLMMTMMGQTVGFPVPEGGAGKFAEALAARFQARGGRIETSSRVAHIDVSGGRASGVRTADGTPYAARRAVVADVVAPALYRALLDPADVPAKVHERMRHFRLDPGTVKVDWALDGPIPWASPPPYAPGTFHVADSRHEMNQALQQVHDGYVPATPFLLAGQMTTTDPTRSPAGTESVWAYTHVPQQTVADAGDGTIRGTWDRDDAERFADRMQDRIERLAPGFGSRILARRVLGPHELQARNANLVGGAINGGTAAIDQQLFFRPIPGLGRAETPIPGLFLGSASAHPGGGVHGAPGMNAARAALAHGRIDQVVSPVRGWARSVRARRG; encoded by the coding sequence GTGACGACTTTCGACGCCATCGTGATCGGCGCCGGACCGAACGGACTCGTGGCGGCGAACCACCTCGTCGACGCGGGGTGGTCGGTCCTCGTCCTGGAGGAGCAGCCCACGGTGGGCGGGGCGGTGCGCAGCGACACCGACGTCCATCCCGGCTTCGTGCACGACACCTTCAGCACCTTCTATCCCCTGGCCGCTGCCTCACGCACGATCCAGCGCCTCGGACTCGAGCAGTACGGGCTGGTGTGGCGCCATGCACCGGCCGTCCTGGGCCACCCGTTCGCCGACGGCCAGTGGGCTCTGCAGCACCGCGATCGTGAGATCACGGCCACGTTGATGGATCGCCAGCACGCGGGCGACGGGGAGGCCTGGCTCGAACTGTGCCGTACGTGGGACGAGATCGGCGACGCCCTCATCACCGGGCTGTTGACGCCGTTCCCGCCGGTGCGCGGCGGGCTGTCACTCCTGCGCCACCTGCCGAAGGCGGGTGGTCTCGACCTCGTCAAGATGCTGCTCAGCCCCGTCGTCGACATCGCCGACACGCGGTTTCGCGGACCGGCACCGGGGATCCTGCTGGCCGGCAATGCCGGGCACGCCGACATCCCGCTGGACTCCCCCGGCTCCGGGTTGATGGGCCTGATGATGACGATGATGGGCCAGACCGTCGGGTTCCCGGTGCCCGAGGGCGGCGCCGGGAAGTTCGCGGAGGCCTTGGCCGCACGGTTCCAGGCGCGCGGTGGACGAATCGAGACCTCCAGCCGAGTCGCGCACATCGACGTGTCGGGCGGGCGCGCGAGCGGGGTCCGCACGGCCGACGGCACTCCCTACGCAGCACGCCGCGCGGTCGTGGCCGACGTCGTGGCCCCGGCGCTGTACAGGGCCCTGCTGGACCCGGCGGACGTCCCGGCCAAGGTGCACGAGCGGATGCGGCACTTCCGCCTCGACCCCGGCACCGTGAAGGTCGACTGGGCGCTCGACGGACCGATCCCGTGGGCCTCACCGCCGCCCTACGCGCCCGGGACGTTCCACGTCGCCGACTCCCGCCATGAGATGAACCAGGCCCTGCAGCAGGTCCACGACGGCTACGTGCCCGCCACGCCGTTCCTGCTGGCCGGTCAGATGACCACGACCGACCCGACCCGCTCGCCCGCGGGGACCGAGTCGGTGTGGGCGTACACGCACGTCCCGCAGCAGACGGTCGCCGATGCGGGCGACGGCACGATCCGGGGCACGTGGGACCGCGACGACGCCGAGCGATTCGCGGACCGCATGCAGGACCGGATCGAGCGGCTCGCCCCGGGCTTCGGCTCGCGGATCCTGGCGCGCCGCGTGCTGGGCCCGCATGAGCTGCAGGCCCGGAACGCCAACCTCGTCGGTGGCGCCATCAACGGCGGCACCGCCGCGATCGACCAGCAGCTGTTCTTCCGCCCGATCCCCGGGCTGGGACGCGCCGAGACCCCGATCCCCGGGCTCTTCCTGGGGTCGGCGTCGGCTCATCCCGGCGGAGGCGTGCACGGCGCGCCGGGCATGAACGCCGCGCGGGCGGCCCTGGCCCACGGCCGGATCGACCAGGTGGTCTCGCCGGTGCGCGGCTGGGCGCGCTCGGTGAGGGCCCGGCGGGGCTGA
- a CDS encoding SRPBCC family protein, with product MSTNTRLIETTPERVWDVLADGWLYPLWVVGASRMRDVDAAWPEVGAKLHHSVGVWPALIDDDTLVLESDPGRSLKLHARAWPAGAAEVLITLAPQGAGTNVTIVEQAVSGPATMIPQVVQSPTLHWRNTETLRRLAFLAERREASGA from the coding sequence ATGAGCACCAACACCCGCCTCATCGAGACCACCCCGGAGCGAGTGTGGGACGTCCTGGCCGACGGCTGGCTGTACCCGCTGTGGGTCGTGGGCGCCTCACGCATGCGCGACGTCGACGCCGCGTGGCCCGAGGTCGGCGCCAAGCTGCACCACTCGGTGGGCGTGTGGCCGGCTCTGATCGACGACGACACCCTGGTGCTCGAATCCGATCCCGGGCGGTCGCTGAAGCTGCACGCCCGGGCGTGGCCGGCCGGGGCGGCCGAGGTGCTGATCACCCTCGCCCCGCAGGGCGCCGGGACCAACGTGACCATCGTCGAGCAGGCCGTCAGCGGACCGGCCACGATGATCCCGCAGGTCGTCCAGTCGCCGACGCTGCACTGGCGCAACACCGAGACCCTGCGCCGCCTCGCCTTCCTCGCCGAACGGCGCGAGGCTTCCGGAGCGTGA
- a CDS encoding GNAT family N-acetyltransferase — MTDLRTPRLRLRHWSQVDREPFAALNADSRVMEHFPAPLDASESDALADRISSRLDEHGWGLWAVETPDGRFAGFTGLNPVPRAIAELVRGEPTIEVGWRLARWAWGHGYATEAATAALRHGFDVLELEEIVSFTAAGNARSRAVMERLGMTRDPADDFDHPALAPDSPLRRHVLYRLSRGGVRS, encoded by the coding sequence GTGACGGACCTGCGCACCCCGCGGTTGAGACTGCGGCACTGGAGCCAGGTCGATCGCGAGCCGTTCGCCGCGCTCAACGCGGATTCGCGGGTCATGGAGCACTTCCCGGCACCGCTCGACGCTTCCGAGAGCGACGCTCTCGCCGACCGGATCTCCTCCCGTCTCGATGAGCACGGCTGGGGCCTGTGGGCCGTCGAGACCCCGGACGGCCGGTTCGCCGGCTTCACCGGGCTCAACCCCGTGCCCCGGGCGATCGCCGAGCTCGTGCGTGGCGAGCCGACCATCGAGGTCGGCTGGCGACTGGCCCGCTGGGCCTGGGGCCACGGCTACGCCACCGAGGCCGCGACCGCCGCCTTGCGTCACGGGTTCGACGTCCTCGAGCTCGAAGAGATCGTCTCGTTCACCGCCGCCGGGAACGCCCGGTCGCGCGCCGTGATGGAGCGCTTGGGGATGACGCGTGACCCTGCGGACGACTTCGACCACCCCGCCCTGGCGCCGGACAGCCCGCTGCGCCGGCACGTCCTCTACCGCCTGTCACGCGGGGGAGTGCGGTCCTGA
- a CDS encoding phosphatase PAP2 family protein translates to MTTEESTEATEPRSKAVRWRPLAIAVYAAALVAWIVVIGVPTDPFQMFAWMWLAVIAWRWGVPARAHLDFVKDWWPAFAVLVVYLYSRGLSDELIGTVHWTMPIHVDRWLTGGNDLPTAYLQDALCGDPCVRETSPRWYDVLLTTVYYTHFVVALTLALVLWVRNRVDWAAWLSRYLVMNVAGLIVYVLYPMAPPWLASKEGYIAESLPRLTGRGWSDIGLGGFHVILAEVGNPVAAMPSLHGGIAMLVALWTIRRLTSPWRWTALIYPLVMAFALVYYAEHYVIDIIAGWALAGLVMFGVGWWERRHHVPI, encoded by the coding sequence GTGACCACCGAGGAGTCCACCGAGGCGACCGAGCCCCGCTCGAAGGCGGTGCGCTGGCGCCCGCTCGCCATCGCGGTCTATGCGGCGGCCCTCGTGGCGTGGATCGTGGTCATCGGCGTGCCGACCGACCCGTTCCAGATGTTCGCGTGGATGTGGCTGGCCGTCATCGCGTGGCGGTGGGGCGTGCCCGCCCGGGCCCACCTCGACTTCGTCAAGGACTGGTGGCCGGCGTTCGCCGTGCTCGTGGTCTATCTCTACAGTCGCGGGCTGAGCGACGAGCTGATCGGCACCGTGCACTGGACGATGCCGATCCACGTGGACCGCTGGCTGACGGGCGGCAACGACCTGCCCACGGCCTACCTGCAGGACGCCCTGTGTGGCGACCCGTGCGTCCGAGAGACCTCGCCGCGTTGGTACGACGTCCTCCTCACGACCGTCTACTACACGCATTTCGTGGTCGCCCTCACCCTGGCGCTCGTACTGTGGGTGCGGAACCGGGTCGACTGGGCGGCGTGGCTGAGCCGCTACCTGGTGATGAACGTGGCGGGCCTGATCGTCTACGTGCTGTACCCGATGGCGCCTCCGTGGCTGGCGTCGAAGGAGGGCTACATCGCCGAGAGCCTGCCCCGGCTGACCGGCCGGGGCTGGTCCGACATCGGCCTGGGCGGCTTCCACGTCATCCTGGCCGAGGTGGGCAATCCCGTCGCCGCCATGCCCTCGCTGCACGGCGGCATCGCGATGCTCGTGGCGCTGTGGACCATCCGCCGCCTCACCAGCCCGTGGCGCTGGACGGCGCTGATCTACCCGCTCGTCATGGCGTTCGCGCTGGTCTACTACGCGGAGCACTACGTCATCGACATCATCGCCGGGTGGGCCCTCGCCGGCCTGGTCATGTTCGGGGTCGGCTGGTGGGAGCGCCGACACCACGTGCCCATCTGA
- a CDS encoding thioredoxin domain-containing protein, with translation MANRLAQSQSPYLRQHADNPVDWWEWSPEALAEAERRDLPILLSVGYAACHWCHVMAHESFEDPATAAYMNEHFVNIKVDREERPDIDAVYMRATQAMTGQGGWPMTCVLTPTGEPFFAGTYFPPEPRGGHPAFSQILQALADAWQNRREEVLSSAGQVLDFLSTDDDFGGEPLTSEDLDRAAATLVKQGDPEAGGFGDAPKFPPSMVLEFLLRQHARTGNEEVWSIVCRTFEAMARGGMYDQLSGGFARYSVDRFWRVPHFEKMLYDNALLLRAYLHWARALRAHEGSEEQLALAERICHETADFLLTELRTEQGGFASALDADSDGHEGTYYVWNPHQLMKALGTSDAAWAVQLLSVTGGGTFERGFSTLQLLQDPDDPERWERVRARLLEVRAERTRPARDDKVVAAWNGYAVTALAECGILLDRPDLVDAAAEAATLLWDLHVEPGFVRTSLGGVRSEHAAVLEDHGAVIEAFIAVLGATDDPRWLDRARHVADRALVHFRAEDGGWYDTADDTEALVVRPRDVSDNANPSGSSALAHGLLALAAVTGDHDVRAAAVDCVECAAALATGAPRFAGWTLAAAEALHDGPAEIAVVGEVAGPMHRAALGLTAPGAVVVATREGSPVPLFEGRQAIGGHATAYVCRDFVCALPVTDPADLAAGNEVRTGTRGS, from the coding sequence ATGGCCAATCGACTCGCCCAGTCCCAGTCGCCGTACCTGCGTCAGCACGCGGACAACCCCGTCGACTGGTGGGAGTGGAGCCCGGAGGCGCTGGCCGAGGCTGAGCGCCGCGACCTGCCGATCCTGCTGAGCGTCGGATACGCGGCGTGCCACTGGTGCCACGTCATGGCGCACGAGTCGTTCGAGGACCCGGCAACGGCGGCCTACATGAACGAGCACTTCGTGAACATCAAGGTCGACCGCGAGGAACGCCCCGACATCGATGCCGTCTACATGCGGGCCACCCAGGCGATGACGGGCCAGGGCGGGTGGCCGATGACGTGCGTCCTGACGCCGACGGGGGAGCCGTTCTTCGCCGGCACGTACTTCCCGCCCGAGCCGCGGGGCGGGCACCCGGCCTTCAGTCAGATCCTGCAGGCGCTGGCCGATGCGTGGCAGAACCGGCGCGAGGAGGTCCTGTCGTCGGCGGGGCAGGTGCTGGACTTCCTCTCCACGGACGACGACTTCGGCGGCGAGCCGCTCACGTCCGAGGACCTCGACCGCGCGGCCGCCACGCTCGTGAAGCAGGGCGACCCCGAGGCCGGTGGTTTCGGTGACGCTCCGAAGTTCCCGCCGTCGATGGTGCTTGAGTTCCTGCTGCGCCAGCATGCGCGGACGGGGAACGAGGAAGTCTGGTCGATCGTCTGCCGCACCTTCGAGGCGATGGCGCGCGGGGGCATGTACGACCAGTTGAGCGGCGGCTTCGCGCGGTACAGCGTCGACCGCTTCTGGCGGGTGCCCCACTTCGAGAAGATGCTCTACGACAACGCGCTGTTGCTGCGCGCGTACCTGCACTGGGCCCGCGCGCTACGGGCGCACGAGGGCTCCGAGGAGCAGCTCGCCCTGGCCGAGCGCATCTGTCATGAGACCGCCGACTTCCTGCTGACCGAGCTGCGCACCGAGCAGGGTGGCTTCGCCTCGGCACTCGACGCCGACAGCGACGGTCACGAGGGCACGTACTACGTGTGGAACCCGCACCAGCTGATGAAGGCGCTGGGCACGAGCGACGCCGCGTGGGCGGTCCAGTTGCTCTCGGTCACCGGTGGAGGCACCTTCGAGCGCGGCTTCTCGACCCTGCAGCTGCTGCAGGACCCCGACGACCCCGAGCGCTGGGAGCGCGTGCGTGCCCGACTGCTCGAAGTACGGGCCGAGCGCACCCGCCCGGCCCGCGACGACAAGGTCGTGGCCGCGTGGAACGGCTACGCCGTCACCGCGTTGGCCGAGTGCGGCATCCTGCTGGACCGGCCCGATCTCGTCGACGCGGCCGCCGAGGCAGCGACGCTGCTGTGGGACCTGCACGTCGAGCCAGGGTTCGTCCGCACGTCCCTGGGCGGCGTCCGCTCCGAGCATGCGGCGGTGCTGGAGGACCATGGCGCGGTCATCGAGGCGTTCATCGCCGTGCTCGGCGCCACTGACGACCCCCGCTGGCTGGACCGCGCCCGGCACGTGGCCGACCGCGCGCTGGTGCACTTCCGCGCCGAGGACGGCGGTTGGTACGACACGGCCGACGACACCGAGGCACTGGTCGTGCGACCGCGCGACGTGTCCGACAACGCCAACCCGTCAGGCTCGTCGGCCCTCGCGCACGGGCTGCTCGCCCTGGCCGCGGTCACCGGCGACCATGACGTGCGAGCCGCCGCGGTCGACTGTGTCGAGTGCGCCGCTGCGCTGGCCACCGGAGCTCCGCGGTTCGCGGGATGGACCCTCGCCGCCGCTGAGGCGCTGCACGACGGGCCCGCCGAGATCGCCGTCGTCGGCGAGGTCGCCGGTCCGATGCACCGGGCCGCGCTCGGCCTGACGGCGCCGGGCGCCGTCGTGGTCGCGACGCGCGAGGGCTCGCCCGTGCCGCTGTTCGAAGGACGGCAGGCGATCGGCGGGCACGCCACCGCCTACGTGTGCCGCGACTTCGTGTGCGCGCTGCCCGTCACCGATCCCGCGGACCTCGCCGCAGGGAACGAGGTCAGGACTGGTACACGAGGAAGCTGA
- the trhA gene encoding PAQR family membrane homeostasis protein TrhA gives MPSPKPDTTVDEVGDRIRDTVEEMKPRLRGWLHAATAPLALISFLIMLVFADSLAARAGAAVFMLSALLLFGVSAVYHTVPWRERAKQVLRRLDHSNIFIMIAGSYTPFSLLLLNERQTITLLSLVWGGAILGVLFKVFWLSAPRWVYVPLYLALGWAALIYLPDFMAAASTTVFAMLVLGGIFYTVGALVYAFQWPDPNPRWFGYHEVFHALTIAAFIVHYIGVSFLVYQS, from the coding sequence ATGCCGTCCCCGAAGCCCGACACCACCGTCGACGAGGTGGGGGATCGCATTCGCGACACCGTCGAGGAGATGAAGCCTCGCCTTCGCGGATGGCTGCACGCGGCGACTGCACCGCTGGCGCTGATCTCCTTCCTGATCATGCTCGTCTTCGCCGACAGCCTCGCCGCTCGCGCCGGCGCGGCGGTCTTCATGCTCAGCGCCCTGCTGCTGTTCGGCGTGAGCGCCGTCTATCACACCGTGCCGTGGCGCGAGCGCGCCAAGCAGGTCCTGCGGCGACTGGACCACTCGAACATCTTCATCATGATCGCCGGGTCCTACACGCCCTTCTCGCTGCTGCTGCTCAACGAGCGACAGACCATCACGCTGCTCTCGCTGGTGTGGGGCGGCGCGATCCTCGGCGTGCTGTTCAAGGTCTTCTGGCTGTCGGCACCGCGCTGGGTCTACGTGCCCCTCTACCTGGCCCTGGGCTGGGCGGCGCTGATCTACCTGCCCGACTTCATGGCGGCCGCGTCCACGACCGTGTTCGCGATGCTCGTGCTGGGCGGGATCTTCTACACCGTGGGCGCCCTGGTCTACGCGTTCCAGTGGCCGGACCCGAACCCCAGGTGGTTCGGATACCACGAGGTGTTCCACGCCCTGACGATCGCGGCGTTCATCGTCCACTACATCGGCGTCAGCTTCCTCGTGTACCAGTCCTGA